In a single window of the Desulfovibrio mangrovi genome:
- a CDS encoding ABC transporter permease, with product MLAFLIRRISQSAVVLLVMSVLVFVGVFYIGNPIDILIAPDATPAEYARAVKELGLDKPLWEQYFVFLKGALQGDFGKSFVYNEPALQVILARLPATLELAFTAMFMAVLVGIPLGMVAGIQSDNWIGRNIMRFSILGFSLPTFWVGLMLIILFSVQLNWLPSGGRGETVDILGFPVSFLSWEGFSHLILPAMNLALFKMSLAIRLSRAGVQENLQMDYVKFARAKGLSNTRIIGLHVMKNIMIPVVTVLGMELGNLIAFAVVTETIFAWPGMGKLVIDSIGVLDRPIIVAYLLITVTMFIIINLVVDILYSILDPRVRLGQER from the coding sequence ATGCTCGCCTTCCTCATTCGACGCATCTCGCAGAGCGCTGTCGTTCTGCTTGTCATGTCCGTGCTGGTTTTTGTGGGCGTGTTTTACATCGGCAACCCCATCGACATCCTCATTGCACCGGATGCGACCCCTGCCGAGTATGCACGTGCCGTCAAGGAACTGGGCTTGGACAAGCCGTTGTGGGAACAGTATTTCGTCTTTCTGAAGGGTGCCCTGCAAGGGGATTTCGGAAAGTCCTTCGTGTATAACGAACCGGCGTTGCAAGTGATTCTTGCTCGCCTGCCCGCCACGCTGGAACTGGCCTTCACGGCCATGTTCATGGCCGTTCTGGTAGGTATTCCGCTGGGCATGGTAGCAGGCATTCAGTCCGATAACTGGATTGGCCGCAACATCATGCGTTTTTCCATTCTCGGTTTCAGCCTGCCTACGTTCTGGGTGGGGCTGATGCTCATCATTCTGTTCTCCGTGCAACTGAACTGGCTGCCATCGGGCGGTCGTGGCGAAACCGTGGACATATTGGGCTTCCCCGTCAGTTTCCTGTCGTGGGAAGGCTTCTCGCACCTCATATTGCCCGCCATGAACCTTGCGCTGTTCAAGATGTCTCTGGCCATCCGCCTGAGCAGGGCAGGGGTGCAGGAAAATCTGCAGATGGACTACGTGAAGTTCGCCCGGGCCAAGGGCCTGAGCAATACCCGCATCATCGGCCTGCACGTCATGAAGAACATCATGATACCGGTTGTTACCGTGTTGGGTATGGAGCTTGGCAACCTCATCGCCTTTGCGGTGGTCACGGAAACCATCTTCGCGTGGCCCGGCATGGGCAAGCTGGTCATAGACTCCATCGGCGTGCTGGATCGTCCCATAATCGTGGCGTATCTGCTTATCACCGTGACGATGTTCATCATCATCAACCTCGTCGTGGACATTCTCTATTCGATTCTCGACCCCCGCGTCCGTCTGGGGCAAGAACGATAG